Proteins found in one Candidatus Zixiibacteriota bacterium genomic segment:
- a CDS encoding MotA/TolQ/ExbB proton channel family protein produces MQHGLDLIEIIHRGAIATYPLILLSVVSVAVVLERLWFLRNMGSMTVRIAESILDPIRKGEQDLAAAMCKQNAHSPAGRIFLRMIQGAQRNGKESASAFAAEAMFEETQNLKKHLWVLGTVSSSAPFIGLLGTVVGIIKSFEDMAVSGTGGFSVVAAGISEALVATALGLGVAIVAVIFYNYFQTRIANLNGLFRIQVSKILQNMT; encoded by the coding sequence ATGCAACATGGATTGGATCTCATCGAGATCATTCATCGCGGAGCGATCGCCACCTACCCTCTGATCCTTTTGTCCGTGGTCAGCGTGGCCGTCGTGTTGGAGCGGCTCTGGTTCCTGCGCAACATGGGTTCGATGACCGTACGGATCGCGGAGTCTATTCTGGATCCGATCAGGAAGGGCGAGCAGGACCTCGCCGCCGCCATGTGCAAACAGAACGCCCACTCGCCGGCGGGCCGGATCTTCCTGCGCATGATTCAGGGGGCGCAGCGAAACGGCAAGGAGTCGGCGAGCGCGTTCGCGGCCGAGGCGATGTTCGAGGAGACGCAGAACCTCAAGAAGCACCTCTGGGTGCTCGGAACGGTTTCCAGCAGTGCGCCGTTTATCGGTCTGCTCGGCACCGTCGTGGGGATCATCAAGTCGTTCGAGGATATGGCCGTGTCGGGAACGGGCGGCTTCAGCGTCGTCGCGGCCGGCATCTCCGAGGCGCTGGTCGCTACGGCGCTGGGTCTCGGCGTCGCCATCGTCGCGGTCATCTTCTACAACTACTTTCAGACGCGGATCGCGAACCTGAACGGGCTGTTCCGCATCCAGGTATCCAAGATCCTGCAAAACATGACCTGA
- the aroQ gene encoding type II 3-dehydroquinate dehydratase, producing MMRRAAAKKKKILVLNGPNLNLLGKREPHVYGRVTLDQINRQIRSLARELGIAVEIRQSNSEGELVSWIQEAAGRFDAIVINPAAYTHSSVALRDAIGAAGVPTVEVHISNIYKREEFRHHSYVAGAAVGQITGFGAQSYLLGLRAAAGLVSQTVG from the coding sequence ATGATGCGGCGGGCAGCGGCGAAGAAGAAAAAGATCCTCGTTCTCAACGGCCCCAACCTGAATCTGCTGGGGAAGCGCGAGCCGCACGTTTACGGCAGGGTCACCCTGGATCAGATCAACCGCCAGATCCGCTCGCTGGCAAGGGAGCTCGGGATTGCGGTCGAGATCCGCCAGTCCAACAGCGAGGGCGAGCTGGTGAGCTGGATTCAGGAAGCGGCGGGCCGCTTCGACGCGATCGTGATCAATCCGGCGGCGTACACCCACTCGAGCGTGGCGCTGCGGGACGCGATCGGCGCCGCCGGCGTGCCGACCGTGGAGGTTCACATCTCGAACATCTACAAACGCGAAGAGTTCCGCCACCACTCCTATGTGGCGGGGGCCGCGGTGGGGCAGATCACCGGCTTCGGAGCGCAGAGCTATCTGCTCGGGCTGAGGGCTGCCGCGGGGCTCGTCTCGCAGACCGTCGGCTAA
- a CDS encoding TonB family protein produces the protein MNGETIDHWEDLGLSALLRSPFLWPSIAIHLLLFYLAVNIRTFPERTVPSLVPIQLLEVPRAGSPDKSIGPGRGPGGPKSPPKLGQPVAPRPSSGSLARGQTEAPAPVTGPTAEPQAPVLAAPKTLAGPARSEPLAVRETAPESLVQLPTRAAPGSTPAVEAGLKSDTTRYGPGTDIRALREGARIPGALKGMGSGAGSYGVPGGSRSGVGIAGSGTGTGTGGGSRTGLGGAASADYNQYLKQVERRVNSMWRYPDGVTGVQKVTVRFTLDRAGKLAQAEVLDSSDPRLNASALEAMRKASPFPPIPESLKELAGEPLIIRFTVAIRLRG, from the coding sequence ATGAACGGGGAGACGATCGACCACTGGGAAGATCTGGGCCTGTCCGCTCTCCTGCGCAGTCCGTTTTTGTGGCCTTCGATCGCCATCCACCTGCTGTTGTTCTACCTCGCCGTCAACATACGGACGTTTCCCGAGAGAACCGTGCCCTCCCTCGTCCCGATTCAGCTCCTGGAGGTGCCGCGCGCCGGCTCACCGGACAAGAGCATCGGGCCCGGGCGCGGCCCCGGAGGCCCAAAGAGTCCGCCCAAACTCGGTCAGCCGGTCGCCCCGCGACCGAGCAGCGGCAGCCTTGCACGCGGCCAGACCGAAGCTCCGGCACCCGTTACCGGCCCAACCGCCGAGCCGCAGGCCCCCGTGCTCGCCGCTCCCAAAACGCTGGCCGGGCCGGCCCGCTCGGAGCCCCTCGCCGTGCGGGAAACCGCGCCCGAGTCGCTCGTGCAGCTTCCTACCCGCGCCGCCCCTGGGAGCACACCCGCCGTCGAAGCCGGCCTGAAGAGCGACACGACGCGATACGGGCCCGGAACCGACATTCGCGCGTTGAGAGAAGGCGCACGAATACCGGGAGCGCTCAAGGGGATGGGAAGCGGAGCCGGGTCCTACGGCGTTCCCGGAGGAAGCCGATCGGGCGTCGGCATCGCCGGCTCCGGCACGGGAACAGGGACCGGCGGGGGGAGCCGCACCGGCCTCGGCGGGGCCGCGTCGGCCGACTACAACCAGTACCTCAAACAGGTCGAAAGGCGCGTCAACTCGATGTGGCGGTATCCGGACGGGGTAACCGGAGTCCAGAAGGTGACGGTGCGCTTCACACTCGATCGCGCCGGCAAGCTCGCGCAGGCCGAGGTTCTGGACTCCAGCGACCCCAGGCTCAACGCGAGCGCGCTGGAGGCGATGCGGAAAGCTTCTCCGTTTCCGCCGATTCCCGAAAGCCTGAAAGAGCTCGCCGGAGAGCCGCTCATCATACGGTTCACCGTCGCGATTCGCCTGAGGGGGTAG
- the aroB gene encoding 3-dehydroquinate synthase has product MQTLTVNLGERSYPIHVGRGLLPRVGEFLAQVGLRGKVAVVTNPTVAQLYLDVVDEGLRRAGFEVTAVLIPDGEEHKNLKSLSTVYDALVRGRFERGSSVLALGGGVVGDLAGFAAASYLRGVPYVQVPTTLLAQVDSSVGGKTGINHEEGKNLIGAFYQPRLVVIDVDVLQTLPQRELISGLAEVVKYGIIADPALFERLEDGIDRLRALDRSLLAEVVAASCAIKARVVEKDEHEEDLRAVLNFGHTLGHALEAATGYRRFLHGEAVGIGMAQAAAISAKHGFCDAATRDRIRRLIARAGLPCDVPADIARHDLIRGMEVDKKSAGGRIRFVMCAGLGKTVFHRLLPEEVLAALEA; this is encoded by the coding sequence ATGCAGACCCTGACGGTCAATCTCGGAGAACGCTCTTATCCCATCCACGTGGGCCGGGGTCTCCTGCCGCGCGTCGGGGAGTTCCTCGCGCAGGTCGGGCTTCGCGGCAAGGTCGCGGTGGTGACCAACCCGACGGTTGCCCAGCTTTATCTCGACGTCGTCGACGAAGGGCTGCGACGGGCCGGGTTCGAGGTCACGGCCGTGCTGATTCCGGACGGCGAGGAGCACAAGAACCTGAAGTCGCTTTCCACGGTCTATGATGCCCTGGTGCGCGGGCGATTCGAGCGCGGATCGTCGGTCCTGGCGCTGGGCGGCGGCGTGGTGGGCGATCTCGCGGGCTTTGCCGCGGCGAGCTACCTCAGGGGCGTGCCCTATGTCCAGGTGCCGACCACGCTGCTGGCTCAGGTCGATTCGAGCGTCGGCGGCAAGACCGGGATCAACCACGAGGAGGGGAAAAACCTGATCGGGGCCTTTTACCAGCCGCGCCTGGTCGTGATCGACGTCGACGTGCTTCAAACCCTGCCGCAGCGCGAGCTGATCTCGGGTCTGGCAGAGGTCGTGAAGTACGGCATCATCGCGGACCCGGCGTTGTTCGAACGGCTGGAGGACGGCATCGATCGGCTGCGGGCGCTGGATCGGTCGCTTCTCGCGGAGGTCGTCGCCGCCTCGTGCGCCATCAAAGCCCGCGTCGTCGAGAAGGACGAGCACGAGGAAGACCTCCGCGCAGTGCTGAATTTCGGCCACACTCTCGGCCACGCGCTGGAAGCGGCCACCGGCTATCGCCGTTTTCTGCACGGGGAGGCCGTGGGGATCGGAATGGCACAGGCGGCGGCGATCTCGGCGAAGCACGGCTTTTGCGACGCGGCGACGCGCGATCGGATTCGCCGGTTGATCGCGAGGGCCGGGCTGCCATGCGACGTTCCTGCCGATATCGCCAGGCACGATCTGATTCGCGGGATGGAGGTGGACAAAAAGTCCGCGGGCGGGCGCATTCGGTTCGTGATGTGCGCAGGGCTGGGCAAGACCGTCTTCCACCGCCTGCTCCCGGAAGAGGTCCTGGCGGCGCTGGAGGCATGA
- a CDS encoding VWA domain-containing protein, with product MSSSYVKPGRLWLVCLLVAVASGPARAAEPRLQILSPKDGARVTHEQNAVLVSGKVAVEGVRSAAVDIMLVLDVSGSTAQYAGVDFGEYNRMPEGAGSGTGAPQITIFGGAFGFGNPSPRNLRNSILAAEVAAARRLLAQLNPETTRLGVVTFGEGAQLRQPLTHDFAQVERALDDVLRAGPYGGTNMVEGIRTGIKELIGLGASEKRADAIKVQFLLTDGFPTLPIGGGKRPTPEDTDLTINAARLAGKAGIKVHVFALGQEALSYPRAAVGAARESGGTYTPVSRPADVLAVVENISVVGVDYVQVVNETLGQKATLIRLAADGFFSSSVPVNPGANRIQVIARGNNGSTARESITVHYQPGGQRSLDLEVFLEKERSLRLEIERLGKDERQIKQEVERDRQEGLKRSPQLPPGTEGPTR from the coding sequence GTGAGCTCATCGTACGTCAAGCCCGGCAGGCTTTGGTTGGTTTGCCTCCTCGTCGCCGTCGCGTCCGGGCCCGCTCGCGCCGCGGAGCCCCGACTGCAGATCCTCTCGCCCAAAGACGGCGCGCGCGTCACTCACGAGCAGAACGCGGTCCTGGTCAGCGGCAAGGTGGCGGTCGAAGGCGTGCGCTCCGCCGCCGTCGACATCATGCTCGTCCTCGACGTCTCGGGCAGCACGGCGCAGTACGCCGGCGTCGATTTCGGCGAGTACAACCGGATGCCCGAAGGCGCCGGTTCCGGCACCGGGGCCCCGCAGATCACGATCTTCGGCGGTGCCTTCGGCTTCGGCAACCCCTCGCCCAGGAACCTGAGAAATTCCATTCTCGCAGCCGAGGTGGCGGCGGCGCGCCGCCTGCTGGCGCAGCTCAATCCCGAGACCACGCGCCTGGGCGTGGTGACGTTCGGCGAGGGGGCACAGCTTCGCCAGCCGCTCACGCACGATTTCGCCCAGGTCGAACGGGCGCTCGACGACGTCCTGCGCGCGGGACCTTACGGCGGAACGAACATGGTGGAGGGAATCCGGACCGGAATCAAGGAGCTGATCGGGCTCGGCGCCAGCGAGAAGCGCGCCGATGCGATCAAGGTGCAGTTTCTCCTGACCGACGGCTTTCCCACCCTGCCGATCGGCGGGGGCAAGCGGCCGACGCCCGAGGACACCGATCTCACGATCAACGCCGCCCGTCTCGCGGGCAAGGCAGGAATCAAAGTTCACGTCTTTGCTCTCGGGCAGGAGGCGCTCTCATATCCGCGGGCGGCAGTCGGGGCGGCCAGGGAAAGCGGCGGCACCTATACCCCGGTCTCGCGTCCGGCGGACGTGCTCGCCGTGGTCGAGAACATCTCGGTGGTCGGCGTGGATTACGTCCAGGTGGTGAACGAGACCCTCGGGCAGAAGGCGACGCTCATACGGCTCGCCGCAGACGGCTTCTTTTCCTCCTCGGTTCCCGTAAACCCCGGGGCCAACCGGATCCAGGTGATCGCGCGCGGCAACAACGGCTCGACCGCGCGCGAGAGCATCACGGTGCACTATCAGCCGGGAGGGCAGCGATCGCTCGACCTGGAGGTTTTTCTGGAAAAGGAGCGCTCGCTTCGGCTGGAAATCGAGAGGCTGGGGAAAGACGAGCGCCAGATCAAGCAGGAAGTCGAGCGCGATCGCCAGGAGGGGCTCAAGCGCTCGCCTCAGCTTCCGCCGGGGACCGAGGGGCCGACACGCTAG
- a CDS encoding biopolymer transporter ExbD, producing MALTPLNNEDDSGILSEINITPLTDIFLVLLIIFMITSSAMIESGGKVNLPKAAVTQSEPRGTTVTLTPKKEIYVNQKKIDAANLEAELGAALSASPDKIVILRGDKDVLLGEAVRVISTAKKAGAAEIAIAAEAELRGR from the coding sequence ATGGCGCTGACGCCGCTCAACAACGAGGACGACTCCGGAATCCTTTCCGAGATCAACATCACACCTCTGACCGATATCTTTCTCGTGCTCCTGATCATTTTCATGATCACCAGCTCGGCGATGATCGAGTCCGGCGGCAAGGTCAATCTCCCCAAAGCCGCGGTCACGCAGTCGGAACCGCGCGGAACCACCGTTACGCTGACGCCGAAGAAAGAGATCTACGTCAATCAGAAGAAGATCGACGCGGCGAACCTGGAGGCGGAGCTGGGGGCCGCGCTCAGCGCCAGCCCCGACAAGATCGTGATCCTGCGCGGCGACAAGGACGTGCTCCTGGGCGAGGCCGTGAGGGTGATCTCGACGGCGAAGAAGGCGGGCGCCGCCGAGATCGCGATCGCCGCCGAAGCCGAGCTCCGCGGGCGCTGA